The following are from one region of the Pseudobacteroides sp. genome:
- the rpsT gene encoding 30S ribosomal protein S20 — translation MPNIKSAIKRVKVTQKKTLINSMKKSSLKTSIKKCKEAIESKDANAKVSFTEAMKAIDKAAASKLLHKNTAARRKSRLAKALNKMA, via the coding sequence TTGCCAAATATTAAGTCTGCAATAAAAAGAGTAAAGGTAACTCAGAAGAAGACATTAATAAATTCAATGAAGAAATCTTCGCTTAAGACTTCAATTAAGAAATGTAAGGAAGCAATCGAAAGTAAGGATGCCAATGCTAAAGTTTCTTTTACTGAAGCTATGAAAGCTATAGATAAAGCAGCAGCAAGTAAGTTGTTACATAAGAACACCGCTGCGAGAAGGAAATCCAGATTGGCTAAAGCATTGAATAAGATGGCTTAA